One stretch of Rana temporaria chromosome 10, aRanTem1.1, whole genome shotgun sequence DNA includes these proteins:
- the USF2 gene encoding upstream stimulatory factor 2 isoform X3, which translates to MDMLDQSLDSATVSHDKQDAEEVVELHEGDETSADEHTAVAIATVQQAAFADHNIQYQFRTENNGGQVTYRVVQVTDGQLDGQGDATGAVSVVSTAAFAGAQQAVAQAVIQNPFSNGGSPSTDAVSGETRFAYFPASNVGETTAVSVQTTDQQLGQAGGQFYVMMTPQDVIPAGTQRTIAPRTHPYSPTESCSSWNNDVKMDGNRTPRDERRRAQHNEVERRRRDKINNWIVQLSKIIPDCNTETSKTGAQSKGGILSKACDYIRDLRQTGQRMQETYKEVERLQMDNEVLRQQIEEQKNENTLLRAQLQQHSIEIVEETPRS; encoded by the exons tcatgataaacagGACGCAGAAGAAGTTGTAGAGTTACATGAAG GTGATGAGACGAGTGCTGATGAGCATACCGCGGTGGCCATTGCTACTGTCCAGCAAGCAGCCTTTGCAGACCACAACATTCAGTATCAGTTCCGCACAGAAAACAATGGAGGTCAG GTGACATACAGAGTAGTCCAGGTGACAGATGGTCAGCTGGATGGTCAGGGTGATGCAACTGGAGCAGTGAGTGTGGTTTCTACTGCAGCCTTTGCTGGCGCCCAACAAGCTGTAGCACAG GCCGTCATCCAGAACCCTTTCAGCAATGGCGGAAGTCCTTCAACAGATGCAGTCAGCGGGGAGACGCGGTTTGCGTACTTCCCGGCTTCCAACGTGGGTGAGACCACTGCAGTATCTGTACAGACAACTGACCAACAACTGGGCCAGGCTGGAG GGCAATTTTACGTCATGATGACTCCTCAAGATGTGATTCCCGCTGGAACACAAAGGACTATAGCGCCGCGCACTCATCCCTACTCTCC GACAGAAAGTTGTAGTTCCTGGAACAATGATGT GAAAATGGATGGAAACAGAACTCCACGTGATGAGCGGCGACGAGCGCAACACAATGAAG TGGAGAGAAGGCGAAGAGACAAGATTAACAATTGGATCGTCCAGCTGTCCAAAATCATTCCAGATTGCAACACAGAGACCAGCAAAACGGGAGCA CAAAGTAAAGGCGGGATTCTCTCCAAAGCCTGTGACTACATCCGTGACCTGCGCCAGACTGGCCAGCGTATGCAGGAAACGTATAAGGAAgtggagaggctgcagatggacaatgaggTGTTACGTCAGCAG ATTGAAGAGCAGAAGAATGAAAACACACTTCTGAGGGCACAGCTGCAGCAGCACAGCATTGAGATCGTGGAAGAGACTCCGAGGTCGTAA